One part of the Anopheles coustani chromosome 2, idAnoCousDA_361_x.2, whole genome shotgun sequence genome encodes these proteins:
- the LOC131262098 gene encoding epidermal growth factor receptor-like, with translation MTTTLVDGRETQQDTLMLQSRPHSELVKEKICIGTNGRMSVPPNRENHYKNLRGRYTNCTYVDGNLEITWIQNGSNDISFLQHIREVTGYVLISHVDIPQVILPRLQIIRGRTMFKLNKWVDEFGLFVAFSQMNSLELPALRDLSGSVGILYNRNLCHLDTINWDEIMSDPQGNIRHTFNFTSQERECPPCHHSCEAGCWGEGAHNCQKFSKLNCSPQCSQGRCFGSKPGECCHQFCAGGCTGPTQEDCMACKNFYDDGVCREKCPRPQIFNTQKALWEPNPDGKYAYGTTCVRNCPEHLLRDNGACVRTCPPNKMPQNGECVPCNGACPKTCPGEGVVHSDNIGKYKDCIIIEGSLEILDQTFDGYQQVFANFSFGPRYTKIHPDRLEVFSTVKQITGYISIQGHHPDFTNLSYFRNLEVVGGRQLKEHFFASVYIARTSLQSLELKSLKRIESGSIVILENSSLCFADNIDWNKIMKGNDQETIVFKNQNATKCRAAGMECSEQCTSAGCWGKGPEQCLK, from the exons ATGACAACAACCCTAGTGGATGGCCGTGAGACACAACAAGACACCTTGATGTTACAATCCCGCCCACACTCTGAGTtagtgaaggaaaaaa TATGCATCGGTACGAACGGACGCATGTCGGTGCCGCCGAACCGCGAGAACCACTACAAGAATCTGCGCGGTCGCTACACCAACTGTACGTACGTGGATGGCAACCTGGAGATCACCTGGATCCAGAATGGGAGCAACGACATCAGCTTTCTGCAGCACATTCGCGAGGTGACCGGGTACGTGCTGATCAGCCACGTCGACATCCCGCAGGTGATCCTGCCGCGGCTTCAGATTATCCGCGGGCGAACGATGTTCAAGCTGAACAAATGGGTCGACGAGTTCGGACTGTTCGTGGCCTTCTCGCAGATGAACTCGCTCGAGCTGCCGGCATTGCGTGACCTCAGCGGATCGGTGGGAATCCTTTATAATAGAAATTTGTGCCACCTAGACACAATCAACTGGGACGAGATCATGTCGGATCCGCAGGGTAACATACGGCACACGTTCAACTTCACATCACAGGAGCGGGAGTGTCCGCCGTGCCATCACTCGTGTGAAGCGGGTTGCTGGGGCGAAGGTGCCCACAACTGTCAGAAGTTCAGCAAGCTCAACTGTTCGCCTCAGTGCTCGCAGGGTCGCTGCTTTGGGTCGAAGCCTGGCGAGTGTTGCCATCAGTTCTGTGCTGGTGGTTGTACCGGTCCGACGCAGGAGGACTGTATGGCGTGTAAGAACTTCTATGATGACGGTGTGTGCCGGGAAAAATGTCCTCGGCCACAGAT CTTTAATACTCAAAAAGCACTCTGGGAACCGAATCCCGATGGCAAGTATGCGTATGGCACAACATGCGTACGAAATTGTCCGGAACATCTACTGCGTGATAACGGAGCCTGCGTTCGAACCTGTCCACCGAACAAAATGCCACAGAACGGAGAATGTGTACCATGCAATGGAGCCTGCCCGAAAACATGTCCCGGCGAGGGCGTGGTGCATTCGGACAACATCGGCAAGTACAAAGACTGCATCATCATCGAGGGTTCGCTGGAGATCCTCGATCAGACGTTCGACGGCTATCAGCAGGTGTTTGCGAACTTCTCGTTCGGACCGCGATACACCAAGATCCATCCGGACCGGCTGGAAGTGTTCTCCACCGTAAAGCAGATTACCGGTTACATCAGCATCCAGGGTCATCATCCGGACTTTACCAACCTTTCCTACTTCCGCAACCTAGAGGTGGTCGGTGGACGTCAGCTGAAGGAGCACTTTTTTGCCTCGGTGTATATTGCGCGG ACATCATTGCAATCATTGGAACTAAAGTCACTAAAGCGCATCGAATCGGGTTCGATTGTTATCTTGGAGAACAGCAGCCTATGCTTTGCAGACAATATCGAttggaataaaataatgaaggGCAATGACCAGGAGACAATCGTGTTTAAGAACCAAAACGCTACCAAATGCC GTGCAGCTGGGATGGAATGTTCTGAGCAGTGCACCAGTGCCGGTTGTTGGGGTAAAGGACCGGAACAGTGTCTGAAGTAA
- the LOC131262106 gene encoding epidermal growth factor receptor-like produces MTTTLVDGRETQQDMLVKEKICIGTNGRMSVPPNRENHYKNLRGRYTNCTYVDGNLEITWIQNGSIDLSFLQHIREVTGYVLISHVDIPQVILPRLQIIRGRTMFKLNKWDDEFGLFVSFSQMNTLELPALRDIINGSAGIFNNYNLCHLDTINWDEIISDPQGRIKHSFQMMPTQCPSCHHSCEAGCWGEGAHNCQKFSKLNCSPQCSQGRCFGSKPGECCHQFCAGGCTGPTQQDCLACKNFYDDGVCKQECPPMQIYNPTNYLWEPNPDGKYVYGTTCVRNCPEHLLRDNGACVRTCLPNKMPQNGECVPFNGPCPKTCPGEGVVHSDNIGKYKDCIIIEGSLEILDQTFAGYQQVFANFTFGPRYTKIHPDRLEVFSTVKEITGYINIQGDHPDFTNLSYFRNLEVVGGRQLKEHFFASVYIVKTSLRSLELKSLKRVESGSIVILENSSLCFADNIDWSKITKSNDQDTIVLSVGASGMDCSEQCTSAGCWGKGPEQCLKLNKKAIN; encoded by the exons ATGACAACAACCCTAGTGGATGGCCGCGAGACACAACAAGACATGTtagtgaaggaaaaaa TATGCATCGGTACGAACGGACGCATGTCGGTGCCGCCGAACCGCGAGAACCACTACAAGAATCTGCGCGGTCGCTACACCAACTGTACATACGTGGATGGCAACCTGGAGATCACCTGGATCCAGAATGGCAGCATCGATTTAAGCTTTCTGCAGCACATTCGCGAGGTGACCGGGTACGTGCTGATCAGCCACGTCGACATCCCGCAGGTGATCCTGCCGCGGCTTCAGATTATCCGCGGGCGAACGATGTTCAAGCTGAACAAATGGGACGACGAGTTCGGGCTGTTCGTGTCCTTCTCGCAGATGAACACGCTCGAGCTGCCGGCGTTGCGTGACATCATCAACGGCTCGGCGGGGATCTTCAACAACTACAACCTGTGTCACCTAGACACGATCAACTGGGACGAGATCATCTCGGATCCGCAGGGTAGGATTAAACACTCATTCCAAATGATGCCAACGCAATGTCCGTCGTGCCATCACTCGTGTGAAGCGGGTTGCTGGGGCGAAGGTGCACACAACTGCCAGAAGTTCAGCAAGCTCAACTGTTCGCCTCAGTGCTCGCAGGGTCGCTGCTTTGGGTCGAAGCCTGGTGAGTGTTGCCATCAGTTCTGCGCCGGTGGTTGTACCGGTCCGACCCAGCAGGATTGTCTGGCGTGCAAGAACTTCTACGATGACGGTGTGTGTAAGCAGGAGTGTCCTCCGATGCAGAT cTATAACCCAACAAACTACCTCTGGGAACCGAATCCCGATGGCAAGTATGTGTATGGCACAACATGCGTGCGAAACTGTCCGGAACATCTACTGCGTGATAACGGAGCCTGCGTTCGTACCTGTCTACCGAACAAGATGCCACAGAACGGAGAATGTGTACCATTCAATGGACCCTGCCCGAAAACATGTCCCGGCGAGGGCGTGGTGCATTCGGACAACATCGGCAAGTACAAAGACTGCATCATCATCGAGGGTTCGCTGGAGATCCTCGATCAGACGTTCGCCGGCTATCAGCAGGTGTTTGCGAACTTCACGTTTGGACCGCGATACACCAAGATCCACCCGGACCGGTTGGAAGTGTTCTCCACCGTCAAGGAGATTACCGGTTATATCAACATCCAGGGCGATCATCCGGACTTTACCAACCTTTCGTATTTTCGCAACCTAGAGGTGGTCGGTGGACGTCAGCTTAAGGAGCACTTTTTTGCCTCGGTGTACATCGTAAAG ACATCATTGCGATCATTGGAGCTAAAGTCACTAAAGCGCGTCGAATCGGGTTCGATCGTTATCTTGGAGAACAGCAGCCTATGCTTTGCGGACAACATCGATTGGAGCAAAATCACGAAGAGCAATGACCAGGACACAATCGTGCTTAGTGTTG GTGCATCGGGGATGGACTGTTCTGAGCAGTGTACCAGTGCCGGTTGTTGGGGCAAAGGACCGGAACAGTGTCtgaagttaaacaaaaaagctaTCAATTAG
- the LOC131262109 gene encoding epidermal growth factor receptor-like gives MERACFGTNIRLSMPSEDHNKNLRDRYTNCTYVEGNLEISWILSRSYDFSFLQHIREVTGYVLINHVDIPQVILPRLQIIRGQTLFKLNKWGGNGFGLLVISSQMNTLELPALRDVLSGSVGILYNGNLCHLNTINWDEIISDPQGRIEHSFQFMFKQCPPCHHSCEAGCWGEGAHNCQKFSKLNCSPQCSQGRCFGSKPGECCHQFCAGGCTGPTQEDCMACKNFYDDGVCREKCPRPQIFNIRKALWEPNPDGKYAYGTKCLRNCPKNLLRNNGVCVPACPPNKMPQHGECVPCNGPCPKTCPGEGVVHSGNIGKYKDCNTINGSLEILDETFIGYEQLFANFSFGPWYRGIEPHQLEVFSTVKEITGYISIQGNHPHFTNLSYFRNLEVVGGRQLKGTYSASVYITETSLRSLELKSLKRVESGSIVILENSSLCFADNIDWSQIMKGNDQETIVFKNQNATKCRKYRLRKSMYFVEKPIRQQLFFLLQVHRGWTVLSSVPVPVVGAKDRNSV, from the exons ATGGAAAGAG CGTGCTTCGGTACGAACATCCGTCTGTCGATGCCATCGGAGGACCACAACAAGAATCTGCGCGATCGCTATACCAACTGTACGTACGTGGAAGGTAACCTGGAGATCAGCTGGATCCTGAGTAGGTCCTACGACTTCAGCTTCCTGCAGCACATTCGCGAGGTGACCGGGTACGTGCTGATCAACCACGTCGACATCCCGCAGGTGATCCTGCCGCGACTTCAGATCATCCGTGGCCAAACGCTGTTCAAACTCAACAAATGGGGGGGCAATGGGTTCGGATTGCTGGTGATTAGCTCGCAGATGAACACGCTCGAGCTGCCGGCGTTGCGTGACGTCCTCAGCGGATCGGTGGGAATACTGTACAACGGAAATTTGTGCCACCTAAACACGATCAACTGGGACGAGATCATCTCGGATCCGCAGGGTAGGATTGAACACTCATTCCAATTTATGTTTAAGCAATGTCCGCCGTGCCATCACTCGTGTGAGGCGGGTTGCTGGGGCGAAGGTGCACACAACTGTCAGAAGTTCAGCAAGCTCAACTGTTCGCCTCAGTGCTCGCAGGGTCGCTGCTTTGGGTCGAAGCCTGGCGAGTGTTGCCATCAATTCTGTGCTGGAGGTTGTACCGGTCCGACGCAGGAGGACTGTATGGCGTGTAAGAACTTCTATGATGACGGTGTGTGCCGGGAAAAATGTCCTCGGCCACAGAT TTTTAATATTCGAAAAGCACTCTGGGAACCGAATCCCGATGGCAAGTATGCGTATGGCACAAAATGTTTGCGAAACTGCCCGAAAAATCTACTGCGTAATAATGGTGTGTGCGTTCCGGCCTGTCCGCCAAACAAGATGCCTCAGCACGGAGAATGTGTACCATGCAATGGACCTTGCCCGAAAACATGTCCCGGCGAGGGCGTGGTGCACTCTGGTAACATCGGCAAGTACAAAGATTGCAACACCATTAATGGTTCCCTTGAGATCCTCGATGAGACGTTCATTGGTTATGAGCAGCTGTTCGCCAACTTCTCGTTCGGACCGTGGTACAGGGGGATCGAACCCCACCAGCTAGAGGTATTCTCCACCGTCAAGGAGATTACCGGTTACATCAGCATCCAGGGTAATCATCCGCACTTTACCAACCTTTCGTACTTCCGAAATCTGGAGGTGGTCGGTGGACGTCAGCTGAAGGGGACTTATTCTGCCTCGGTGTATATAACGGAG ACATCGTTGCGATCATTGGAGCTAAAATCTTTAAAGCGCGTCGAATCGGGTTCGATCGTTATCTTGGAGAACAGCAGCCTATGCTTTGCGGACAATATCGATTGGAGTCAAATAATGAAGGGCAATGACCAGGAGACAATCGTGTTTAAGAACCAAAACGCTACCAAATGCCGTAAGTATCGTTTGAGGAAATCGATGTACTTTGTTGAGAAACCGATTCGTCAACAgctgtttttcctcctgcaGGTGCATCGGGGATGGACTGTTCTGAGCAGTGTACCAGTGCCGGTTGTTGGGGCAAAGGACCGGAACAGTGTctga
- the LOC131262494 gene encoding protein NDRG3 isoform X2, translated as MATMEMQHIETPPAMPVDPMDDIELRSVQLQYPNQRGSIVGSCDLRRVPTDKGDILVAVQGDTTKPAIVTYHDLGLNYASSFAGFFNFPTMRSLLDNFCVYHVNAPGQEEGAPTFPEDYVYPTFDELASQLLFVMTHFNLKSIIGFGVGAGANILARFALANPDKVGALCLINCSSTAAGWIEWGYQLLNTRNLRTKGMTQGVLDYLMWHHFGRNPEERNLDLVQLYKSNFERSINPVNLAMLIDAYIKRTDLNIARTPSGSPQTVAAPSLKMPVLNITGALSPHIDDTVTFNGRLIPEKTNWMKISDCGLVLEEQPGKLAEAFRLFLQGEGYAVGALQKLGKLSRAGTVESLSQ; from the exons AGCGATGCCGGTGGACCCGATGGACGACATTGAGCTGCGCTCGGTGCAGCTACAGTATCCGAACCAGCGCGGCTCGATAGTCGGCTCGTGCGACCTACGGCGCGTCCCGACGGACAAGGGCGACATTCTGGTGGCGGTGCAGGGCGATACAACGAAGCCGGCGATCGTGACGTACCACGATCTGGGATTGAACT ATGCATCAAGCTTTGCCGGGTTCTTCAACTTCCCCACGATGCGCTCGCTGCTGGACAACTTCTGTGTGTACCACGTGAACGCACCCGGCCAGGAGGAAGGTGCTCCGACGTTCCCGGAAGA CTACGTGTACCCCACGTTCGACGAGCTGGCATCGCAgctgttgtttgtgatgaCACACTTCAATTTGAAATCCATCATCGGGTTCGGCGTTGGCGCTGGGGCAAACATTCTTGCCCGCTTCGCCCTGGCCAATCCGGATAAG GTCGGCGCACTCTGCCTTATCAACTGCAGCTCGACGGCGGCCGGCTGGATCGAATGGGGCTACCAGCTGCTGAACACCCGTAATCTCCGCACGAAGGGCATGACCCAGGGTGTGCTGGACTACTTGATGTGGCATCACTTCGGGCGGAATCCAGAGGAGCGCAATCTGGATCTGGTTCAG CTGTACAAGAGCAACTTTGAGCGTTCGATTAACCCAGTTAACTTGGCCATGCTGATTGACGCCTACATTAAGCGTACGGATTTGAACATCGCCCGAACACCTTCCGGCTCACCACAAACAG TTGCCGCCCCGTCGCTGAAGATGCCCGTGCTAAACATTACTGGCGCGTTATCGCCCCACATCGATGATACAGTAACGTTCAACGGTAGACTTATCCCCGAGAAGACTAATTGGATGAAg ATCTCCGATTGCGGTTTGGTACTGGAGGAGCAACCGGGCAAGCTGGCCGAAGCATTCCGACTGTTCCTGCAGGGTGAAGGCTACG CCGTTGGAGCTTTGCAAAAACTAGGCAAACTATCTCGCGCGGGGACGGTAGAAAGTTTGTCCCAGTAG